Below is a genomic region from Paenibacillus rhizovicinus.
CGCCAAGCAGCTCCAAGCGGCAGGCAACGACGTGCAGCTCGCGAACATGGACGCTTATCCTTTCGCCGAGCTTCCTTCCGAGCGCCTGCTCATCTTCATCGCAAGCACCTTCGGCGCCGGAGACCCGCCGGATAACGGCGCTTCGTTCTGGCAGCTTCTGCAGAGCGCTGCCGCTCCGAAGCTCGAAGAGCTTCATTACGCCGTCCTCGCCTTCGGGGACTCCAGTTACGATCAGTTTTGCGGCTTCGGGCGCAATCTGGACGAACGGCTGCAGCAGCTCGGAGCGAAGCGGCTGATCGCGCGCACCGACTGCGACTCCGATCACGAAGAACAGCTGAAGCAATGGCAGCCGGCCATGGAACGCGCAGTCCAAGCGTTCCGCGAAGCGCAGCTTGCTAGAGCCGAAGAAGCGGCGGCAGCCGACATCCGATCTTATGACCGCAATCATCCGCTCATGGCTAAACTCGCAGCCTCGAAACCGCTCAATCAGCCCGGCTCGGAGAAGGACACCCGCCATTATATCTTCGATTTGCGGCATACCGGACTCCGCTACGAATCCGGCGACGCGCTTGGCGTATGGCCGACGAACGATCCGGATACCGTGCGCGAAATCATTGCCGCCATACAAGAACGGCCTGACGCGCCCGTATTCGTCAAAGGCAAAGAGATGACGTTGGATGCTGCGCTGGCCAAGCATTTCGACATTACGCGGATCACGCCGGGACTGCTGCAGTTCGTCCAAGCGCGTTCGGGCAGCGAATGGTTGGCCCGTTTGCTCCAGGATGACCGCAAACAAGAGCTGAAGCAGTGGGTTCGGGAGCGCCAGCTGTCTGATCTGCTGCGGGAAATTCCGATCGCCGTCGATGCCAGCGGCTTCATCGGCGCGTTGAAGCCGCTGCAGCCGAGGCTCTACTCCATCTCCTCGAGCGCCAAACACAATCCCGACGAGGTGCACATCACAGTATCGACCGTCAGGTACGAGCAGAACGGCAAGCCGCGCAAAGGCGTCTGCTCCGTCTATCTCGCCGAGCGGGCGGGCGACGCCGGCGAGGTGCCGATTTTCGTCCAAAAGACGCCTCACTTCCGTCCGCCGGCAGACCCGAGCGTCCCCATGATCATGGTCGGCGCAGGAACGGGTATCGGACCGTTCCGCGGATTCCTGCAGGAACGTCGCGCCGAAGCGGCATCGGGACGGAACTGGCTCATCTTCGGCGAGCAGCGCGAAGCGTACGATTACTACTTCAAGGATGAGTTGGACGACATGAGCGCAAGCGGCCTTCTGCACCGGCTGACGACCGCGTTCTCGCGAGATCAGGAGGAGAAGATTTACGTGCAGCATCGCATGCTGGAGCATGGCGCGGAGCTCTGGTCCTGGATCAAGGACGGCGCCCATTTCTACGTATGCGGCGACGCGAGTTCGATGGCGAAAGAAGTTGAAGCCGCGTTGAGAACGATCATCCAGCAGCACGGCGGCATGAACGCGGCGGAAGCAGACGCATTCGTCAAGGAATTGTCCCGCTCGAAGCGTTATGCGAAGGATGTGTACTGATTCGTCCCGAAACGCAAAGAAGCAGTCCTTCCGGGTTGCCCTGGAGGGACTGCTTCTTCTTGTCTGCTGCGTTTATCAAGATTTCCGTTCCCGCAGCAGCTTCGCAATTTCTTCTTCAATGGCATCCGTTCCGTCGCCGCCTTGCCGCAGCTCCGACAGCGCCTCGGCCGTCAACGTTTCATGCGACAGCCGCTTAAGCCGCTCCTCCTGCTGCTTCGACGCGACCGCTTTGCCCGCTTCCCATTCGGCCGATGCAGCCAGCGTTCTCATGAGCAGCTTATCGTGTTTCGCGCTCGCTTCGTCAACGGATTGCTTGAAGAGGGCGTAGCGCGTTTTTGTCTGAAAGATACTCTCTTCCATACTCGACGCGGAACGCTGAACGGCCGCCAGCTGCTGCTTGCAGTGATGTTCGCGTTCCAGCGCGGATCTCGCCCCGTCCGCGTCACTCCGCGCCGCCGACGCCTCGGCCTGACCGCGGCAAGCAGCCGCCTGCCGTTCCAGTCCGCGCATGCGTTCCTTCACGCTCAGCAGCTCGGATTCCAGCTTGCTGATGGCGACGGCGAATTCGCGCAGCTTCTCGCCGGCAGCTTCCAGATAAGCTTCGAACGTCGGCTCGCCGCGGCTGCCGGCCGGCTCGTCGGCTCGGAACCAGCCTTTCACTCGGCCTAGTAAACCCATATTATCGCTCCCGCCGCTTTAGTCTTCGCAATATTTACGCGAATCCGCCGCTTGGAACGACGCTTGCGTGATGAATTTTCCCGGCTCGCCGTCGTCGCCGTATTCGTAGACGAACACATGGCCGCGCGGGATCTCTCTGCCCAGCACGTGGACGTACGGGGAGTTGACCCGGTAAACGGAAGGGAACGGACAGCAGTACCAATAGGAATCTTCCTTGATCATGCCCTTCGCCAGCAGCTCTTCCACCGTCGTTTCGTATTCGCGCTCGACCGGCGTCTCCACGAACAGTTCCCAGTGCTCGTTCAGATCCTCGATCGCCTGGGCGCGTTCGCCGGAACGGTTGATGTCGCGAATCGCCAGCTCCGAGGTCACTTTCCAAATATCGCGGGAATCCAGCTTGCAGGTCTTATTGGCAGGCCTGTTGCGATTCGCGTTCAAGTTACCCGGCCCCCGCTTCAACAGTTCAGGATCCTTCAATCCTTGCGCGATCAGAATGAAATTGGACAATGCGATCCAATATTGCTCTTCCGCTTCTTCATGCGACTCGGCGGAGACGCGGCGCCCGTTGGAAATCGTGCCGACGATGGAATCGCCCGCCTGTCTGCGCGTCCTCGCTTCTTCGTACAACAGTATGGCTTCCTTGTAGCGCTCACCCTCGGCGCGGGCCAGATCGATGTCGAGCTTCAACAGCTCTTCCATGTCGCCCGCGGCGCGGCGCAGACCGGCCAGATGCTGCTCCGGACAAGGCTGCGGTCCTTCAAGCTGCTTGCCGAGCGTTACGGGAAGAGCCATCCGCGCGGAGTTCGCGAACGCGCTTTCCTGCCTTGCGGCAACCATAATATCCGGCAGCGCGCCGTACCATACATCCGCTTGATCATGCGTAATAATCGGCACCGGTTTCGGTTGATTGCCGTCCAGCGCGTCTCCGATCAAGGCATCCGCCATCGTCTGCAGGCTTCTTGCCGCTTGAACGAAAGCGAGCGAGCGCGGCGATTGGCTCCCGGCCAGCTCCACGTGCAGCGAATACACTTGCTCGCCCAATCGCTTGTAAGCTTCCAAATGCTCGATCGGGCATATTTTCTGACCCGTAATGCCTTCTCTGATCCAATCCATTAATCCCATATTTACGACCTCCATTAACGATAGTAATGAATTGTACGCGGTATCGTCGATCTTGTTTCATAATTGTTGAAATTCTTATTCATCTTACCACAGAAACAGATGCGCATTTACGAAAAAACGGCTTCATGCCCGAATGCAAAAAAGACCGGGCAAGAGAGGATGGAATCCTTCTTGCCCGGTCTATGAGCGCGATGTCAGTCGCGGTTGGATGTATGAATGGTTCGATTAAAACGATTTCGCCAGCTCTTTCGCTTTCACGATCGCGTTGGCTTTGATTTCCGGCGCCGCTGCAGGGTTAGCTGCTACGCCTTCGACGAACAACGGTTCGAAGGACGGGATGCCGAAGAACATGGAGATTTTTTTCAGATAGCTAAAGCCGCTTTCGAACGCCGCAGCCGGACCTTCGGAATACACGCCGCCGCTCGCTTGGATGTGCAGTCCTTTTTTGTCCGTAAGCAAGCCTACAGGACCTTCGGAAGTGTATTTGAACGTTTTGCCCGCTACCGCGACGGAATCGACGTATGCTTTCAGAACCGGAGGGAACGAGAAGTTCCACATCGGCGATACGAACACGTACTTGTCCGCAGCGACGAATTGATCGACGAGCTGGCCAAGACGCGCGACTTTCGCTTTCTCGGCATCCGACAGTTGGTCGAAACCGGCGCCGGATTGTAGTTTGCCCCAGCCTGCGAATACGTCAGCATCGATATGCGGGATGTTCTCGTTGTATAGGTCCAGATGAACGATTTCATCCGTTGGGTTGGCTTCGCGATAAGCATCAATGAATTCTTTTCCTACCGCCATGCTGAAAGAAACTTGATGGTCGTGAGGATGTGCAGTAATGTACAGTACAGTTGCCATGTTGTGATTAACTTCCTTTCCGTTTATCTTCATTTTAAGACTTTTTCATTATCCGTCTTTTTCGCGCCGTTGTGAAGAAGGCACATTAATGTGCTCA
It encodes:
- a CDS encoding FMN-dependent NADH-azoreductase, which encodes MATVLYITAHPHDHQVSFSMAVGKEFIDAYREANPTDEIVHLDLYNENIPHIDADVFAGWGKLQSGAGFDQLSDAEKAKVARLGQLVDQFVAADKYVFVSPMWNFSFPPVLKAYVDSVAVAGKTFKYTSEGPVGLLTDKKGLHIQASGGVYSEGPAAAFESGFSYLKKISMFFGIPSFEPLFVEGVAANPAAAPEIKANAIVKAKELAKSF